The Streptomyces sp. V3I7 genome segment GTTCGGGGGATCGGTGACGTCGAGGGTGATATGCCCGACATCGAAGACGTCGTACGTGTTGTGGCCGGTCGGTACGCCGCCGCTCAGCGAGAACTCGATGTCGGTGTCGTCGGGGCAGACGGCCTCGTTGCTCACTTCCTCGGGCTGCACGTTGTTGGTGCTCGGGGCTCCCGCGTCGGCCGACGCGGGGCTGGCGGTGAAGCCGACCGCCAGTGCCGCGGTCAGGCCGGCGCCGAGCAGCCGGGCTCCCCATCTCACGCGGCGCGACTGTGTCCTTGCTCGGGTGGCTCCTCGCATGGCGAGCACTCCTTCTTTCGTCGTTCTGTGGGTCTCTGGGTGCTCCGGGTGTGCCGGACGGTGCCCTCGCGGGCATCGCTGCCGTTGGCCGCGGCCGATTCAGTTCGAGTCGTGAACACGCGTCCGCATTCAGGCTTCCTCACATTTGCACGGCCGGAGCGCCTTCGCGCTGTACGGCTCCCTGTTCCTGGGCCGTTGGGATTTCATTGACGGCCGGAAAGGTGAAGCGGACGGCCGGGCTTGGGTGTTCGCGGCCGAATGGGCGTAGTGCTGAATACGCGCCATTACGATGCGCAATTGTCAGCCGTTCCGACAGCACCGAATGAGGTACCGCACCGATGCAGGGGTACATCGAGGTCGACGCAGAGATGGAACGCGCGATGGCCCGGGTCACCGAGGCCTTTCCGTTCCCGGGGTATTTCGATCCGGCGGTGTCCGGACACGTCTCCATCGCCCGGACCGTCCAGCGGTTCCTGAAGCCGGGGTCGCGGATCCTGGACTTCGGGGCGGGCCCGGCCGACAAGACCGCGGTGCTCGCGGCGCTCGGCTACCAGTGCACGGCCGTCGACGACCTCCAGGACGAGTGGCACAAGCGGGGCGGCGCCCGCCGGTCGATCCTCGACTTCGCGGAGCGGATGGGCATCGAGTACCTCCCGCTCGACGGCGGCCCGCTGCCCAGCACCGGCAAGTTCGACCTGGTGATGCTGCACGACGTACTGGAGCACCTGCACGACTCGCCGCGCGATCTGCTGAACGGCCTGCTGGAGCGGGTCCGCGACGGGGGCTATCTGTTCGTCACCGTGCCCAACCACGTCAACCTGCGCAAGCGCCTCGACGTCCTGCGCGGCCGGACCAGTCACCCGCAGTTCGAGCTGTACTACTGGTACCCCGGCAGCTGGCGCGGCCATGTGCGGGAGTACACCGAGGGCGACTGCCGGGCGCTGGCCAAGGCACTGGGGCTGAGGGTGCGGGAGGTGCGCGGCGCCCACCACATGCTCTGCAAGGTGCCGCCCCGGTTCCGGCGCGCGTATCTGGCCGTGAGCCGGTTCATCCCGTCGACCAGGGACACGTGGTCGATGGTCGCGCAGAAGCCACCGGGGTGGGTGGCGAAGGGGGAGCTGGACGACTCGGAGTTCCGTCAGCTGACGGGGCTGAAGTCCTGGGGCGAGCTGGCTCACTGAGCCTGGAATGCGGAGTGGGGCCCGGGACGGATGTCCCGGGCCCCACATCTGTGCCGTGGGGTCAGCTTCGCTCAGCTGCCGTTGGACGGAAGGAAGCAGAAGGTGACCTGGCTGATCGCGGGCTGGTTTCCACCCATGTTGAGCGGAGCGATGAGGTTCTGGTCACTCGCAATGCCGTTGGGCCGGTAGTCGTAGAGGTTGGCGTTGTTCCCGCCCTTGACGAGCACCGCACCGGCGACGAGGTCACCGCTGAAGTTGAAGTCCTCCAGGGTGAGCGCGCCGCCCTGCTCCTCGCTGAAGTCGACGTCGAGAGTTCCGGTCAGCGTCCCGTCGTCGCTGGTGATCGGAATGCCCGTCGCGTCCTGGGGGGCCACGTCGATGTCGCCCACGAAGCCGTTGATGTCGTCGCACGTCGGGTTCCCCGGGACGACGACGGGGTCCACCACGGCCCGCTGCTGGGCCGCCGCGGGGCCGGCGAAGCCGAGCGCCAGCGCCGTGGTCAGGCCGAGGCCGACCGCAGCCAGCTTCGCTCCCCTGGACCTTGTCTTTCGAGTGGCTACTCGCATTACGAGTGCTCCTTCTTTCTTCTGGGTCTACCGGGCCCTGGATTCTGGGCGTACCGGGAAGTAGCCCACGCGGACGCTCGCGCCTTTTCCTCTGGCAGTTCGAGTTTTGAACATCCGTCCATCACTGGGCATTTCGACGCTTGCACGGTCGGAGCGCTTTAGCGCGTCTTGACTCATCATTCCTCGGCCATTCGGACTTTATTAAGGGCCGGAAAGGTGACATGCAGACCGGGCCGGGCGGTCCTGAGGGTGTCGAGCCTGACGAACCGTCAGGTATGTCGTCGGTCAACTGCCGTGCTCCGAAAGGGCCGTCGCGAGGGTCCGCCCAGTGCGAAATCACGAATGTAGGACATGTATATGTAAAAGGTGATATACACGTCGCATCGGGCCATCGGGCCATCGGGCCACCAGGTCGGGTTCACAGGGGAGAACCATGCGGCAGTCCACCAGCGGGGCGTCACGGCAGGCGGTATCCCTCGCGCCGGGCCGTGCGCCCTCGCGGTCAGGCCCGTGGGCCGGGCGACACGTGCCGGTCGCGGTCTGTGCCGACATCGCCG includes the following:
- a CDS encoding bifunctional 2-polyprenyl-6-hydroxyphenol methylase/3-demethylubiquinol 3-O-methyltransferase UbiG → MQGYIEVDAEMERAMARVTEAFPFPGYFDPAVSGHVSIARTVQRFLKPGSRILDFGAGPADKTAVLAALGYQCTAVDDLQDEWHKRGGARRSILDFAERMGIEYLPLDGGPLPSTGKFDLVMLHDVLEHLHDSPRDLLNGLLERVRDGGYLFVTVPNHVNLRKRLDVLRGRTSHPQFELYYWYPGSWRGHVREYTEGDCRALAKALGLRVREVRGAHHMLCKVPPRFRRAYLAVSRFIPSTRDTWSMVAQKPPGWVAKGELDDSEFRQLTGLKSWGELAH